One Pyrococcus furiosus DSM 3638 genomic region harbors:
- a CDS encoding type II toxin-antitoxin system VapB family antitoxin, with the protein MEVVSFRIPRELKKEMKKIDINWSEEVRKFIEEKVKEYKRKKALEEIDAMLANLPKAEKGTARKYVREDRDSN; encoded by the coding sequence ATGGAAGTCGTTAGCTTTAGAATTCCCAGGGAACTTAAGAAGGAAATGAAAAAAATTGACATAAATTGGAGCGAAGAAGTCAGAAAATTCATTGAAGAAAAAGTAAAAGAGTACAAAAGGAAGAAAGCCTTAGAGGAAATCGATGCTATGTTGGCAAATTTACCAAAAGCTGAAAAGGGAACTGCAAGAAAATACGTGAGGGAGGATCGTGATA
- a CDS encoding flippase has protein sequence MTESLKLKLIKNAAWLFSADVISKLLAYGVIVILSRTLGPEGLGQYSFIFYYVGLLSIFSDFGVSYYFMREVARDRNKAEELLPDILGLKIVLALVNFGVIAVLTVFLPKPIWMKVLILLVGAEAVLMWVSYVFVNLMYAHEVTKYEAIARTIERVWAFFVGGAVLYLYKSLSPFIIALLVGYTIRESLRVKWGSNFIKNVKIYFRPKMWIFLLKKSYPFWLIGIFTMIYYRTDMVMLSLMKGDYETGIYRVAYTLIEVSLFVPNIVVSTTMPSMARLWKEDRRTLNTLLKRSIQMLVGLGVLALAGYYIFARLGILIIFGKKFLTSVPVLRILAFAVPFMFLSSLFGSFLNATGNELVFTKITGLTALLNVLLNYVLILNYGAEGAAIATVCTQGLAVLFSIFSVKNTFKQESYQVF, from the coding sequence ATGACTGAGAGTTTAAAGCTTAAACTTATTAAGAATGCAGCTTGGCTTTTTAGTGCTGATGTTATTTCAAAGTTATTAGCTTATGGTGTAATAGTTATCTTGAGTAGAACTCTTGGTCCTGAAGGATTAGGGCAGTACTCTTTTATCTTCTACTATGTTGGGCTTCTTAGCATATTTTCCGACTTTGGGGTGAGCTATTATTTCATGAGGGAGGTTGCTAGGGATAGGAATAAAGCTGAAGAACTTTTGCCAGATATTTTGGGTCTTAAAATTGTTCTTGCTTTGGTTAATTTTGGTGTTATAGCTGTTTTAACGGTTTTCCTTCCAAAGCCTATATGGATGAAAGTCCTGATATTATTAGTTGGAGCTGAAGCTGTTCTTATGTGGGTTTCCTATGTGTTTGTAAATCTTATGTATGCCCACGAGGTCACGAAGTACGAAGCCATAGCGAGAACGATTGAAAGAGTTTGGGCATTTTTTGTTGGGGGAGCTGTTCTTTACCTTTATAAGTCTTTGTCGCCCTTTATAATTGCTCTTCTTGTTGGTTATACGATAAGAGAATCCCTTAGAGTAAAATGGGGGAGTAATTTCATTAAAAACGTTAAGATATACTTTAGGCCAAAAATGTGGATTTTTCTTTTGAAAAAGAGTTATCCATTTTGGCTAATTGGTATCTTTACTATGATTTACTATCGTACTGATATGGTAATGCTTAGCTTGATGAAGGGAGATTATGAAACTGGAATCTATAGAGTGGCCTATACTTTAATTGAGGTCTCTCTATTTGTGCCGAATATTGTTGTCTCTACAACGATGCCTTCAATGGCCAGGTTATGGAAAGAAGATAGAAGAACCCTAAATACTCTCCTGAAAAGGAGTATACAGATGCTTGTAGGATTGGGAGTTTTAGCTTTGGCAGGATATTATATTTTTGCTCGTTTGGGAATTCTTATTATATTTGGCAAAAAGTTTCTTACAAGTGTTCCAGTACTTAGAATTCTTGCTTTTGCAGTACCTTTTATGTTTTTAAGTTCTCTTTTTGGGAGCTTTTTAAATGCAACCGGGAATGAATTAGTATTTACTAAAATAACAGGTTTAACGGCTTTATTAAATGTTCTACTTAATTATGTTCTGATTCTAAACTATGGTGCTGAAGGAGCAGCCATAGCAACAGTGTGCACACAAGGGCTTGCAGTTCTCTTTTCGATTTTCTCTGTAAAAAATACTTTTAAGCAAGAAAGTTATCAAGTGTTCTGA
- a CDS encoding UDP-glucose dehydrogenase family protein, producing MRVSVVGSGYVGLVTGIGFVKLGNSVIFVDVDERKIQMINNAQPPIYEEGLEELMQEFRGKYYATNDYRDAILNSDITFIAVGTPSREDGSIDLTYVKEASRAIGKALREKEDYHVVVVKSTVLPGTTEEVVRPILEKYSGKKAIQDFGLAMNPEFLREGTALKDFLNPDRIVIGVQDERTKKVLEELYAPINAPKLIVDIKTAEMIKYASNAFLATKISFANEIGNICKKLGIDSWKVFEGVGLDHRISPYFFRTGIGWGGSCFPKDVRALIRKAEELGEDPIILKAVVEVNERQPLKLIELLKKHVPDLKGKTVGVLGLAFKPNTDDVRETRAYIIVRKLLEKGAHIIAYDPKAMENFKRFYPDVGEKIEYANSPEEVLEKSDVILIVTEWNEFEKVDYSGKIVIDGRRIRAAEKTARIYEGVCW from the coding sequence ATGAGAGTTTCGGTTGTTGGCTCTGGTTATGTTGGGCTTGTCACAGGGATAGGTTTTGTCAAGCTTGGGAATAGCGTTATCTTCGTTGATGTTGATGAGAGGAAGATCCAAATGATTAATAATGCTCAACCTCCAATTTATGAGGAGGGTTTGGAAGAATTAATGCAAGAATTTAGAGGTAAATATTACGCTACTAACGATTATAGAGATGCAATTCTCAATTCTGACATTACGTTCATAGCCGTTGGAACTCCCTCAAGAGAAGACGGTTCGATTGACCTTACATACGTTAAAGAAGCCAGCAGAGCTATTGGAAAGGCACTAAGAGAAAAGGAAGATTATCATGTTGTCGTAGTTAAGAGCACTGTCCTCCCAGGAACTACCGAGGAAGTTGTAAGACCAATCCTTGAAAAGTATTCTGGTAAGAAGGCAATCCAAGACTTTGGCCTTGCAATGAATCCAGAGTTTTTGAGAGAAGGTACTGCATTGAAGGACTTCCTCAACCCGGATAGAATAGTCATTGGTGTTCAAGATGAGAGGACTAAGAAAGTCCTCGAAGAGCTTTATGCTCCCATTAATGCACCAAAGTTAATTGTGGACATTAAGACTGCTGAAATGATAAAGTACGCCTCAAACGCTTTCCTAGCAACAAAGATAAGCTTTGCAAACGAGATTGGGAATATTTGTAAAAAACTCGGAATAGATTCTTGGAAAGTTTTTGAAGGAGTTGGCCTAGATCATAGGATAAGCCCCTACTTCTTCAGGACTGGAATTGGCTGGGGTGGCTCATGCTTTCCAAAAGATGTCAGAGCCTTAATTAGGAAGGCGGAAGAACTGGGAGAGGACCCAATAATCCTAAAGGCAGTTGTTGAGGTCAATGAGAGGCAACCTCTCAAGCTTATTGAATTGCTAAAGAAGCATGTTCCAGACCTTAAGGGAAAAACTGTCGGAGTGTTAGGATTAGCATTCAAGCCAAACACTGATGACGTGAGAGAGACTAGGGCTTATATTATAGTCAGAAAACTTCTGGAAAAAGGAGCTCACATTATAGCTTACGATCCAAAAGCCATGGAGAATTTCAAGCGCTTTTATCCGGATGTTGGGGAAAAGATAGAATACGCTAACTCGCCTGAAGAAGTTCTTGAAAAATCTGATGTTATTTTGATAGTTACAGAGTGGAATGAATTTGAGAAGGTAGATTACTCTGGGAAAATTGTTATTGACGGTAGGAGAATTAGAGCTGCCGAGAAAACAGCGAGAATTTACGAGGGGGTGTGCTGGTGA
- a CDS encoding UTP--glucose-1-phosphate uridylyltransferase translates to MKVRKAVIPAAGLGTRMLPLTKAQPKEMLPVVRKPTIQYVLEEAYEAGIREVLIITGKHKRAIEDHFDRYEHEVKNPHLDKLDKILDDINIYYARQRVQRGLGDAIKYAEAFVGDEPFALLLGDTITLPSCTAGIIESYEELKAPVIAVEEVQEEKISLYGVVGIGRYINERIFEINKLVEKPEIHEAPSNLAILGRYILTPEIFEYLEEVKPDKKGEIQLTDALELMVQNGKKIYGYVFKGRRYDIGNIFDWLRANIELGLEDEELSEKLRELIKSLVGERI, encoded by the coding sequence GTGAAAGTGAGAAAAGCGGTAATTCCAGCAGCAGGCCTTGGAACAAGAATGTTACCACTGACTAAAGCACAACCAAAAGAAATGCTCCCTGTTGTGAGAAAGCCAACTATCCAATATGTTCTCGAAGAAGCTTATGAGGCTGGGATACGAGAAGTTTTGATAATAACGGGAAAACATAAGAGGGCAATCGAAGATCATTTCGATAGATATGAGCATGAAGTGAAAAATCCACATCTTGACAAATTGGATAAAATCCTCGATGATATAAATATCTACTATGCTAGACAGAGAGTACAAAGGGGATTGGGGGATGCTATCAAATATGCAGAGGCTTTCGTTGGCGATGAACCCTTTGCTCTCCTCTTGGGGGATACTATTACACTCCCTTCTTGTACTGCTGGAATAATAGAATCCTATGAAGAATTAAAGGCCCCGGTAATCGCTGTGGAAGAAGTTCAAGAGGAGAAAATTTCTCTCTATGGAGTTGTTGGGATAGGGAGATATATTAATGAAAGAATATTTGAGATAAACAAGCTAGTTGAAAAGCCAGAAATTCACGAAGCTCCATCAAATTTGGCCATTTTAGGAAGGTACATTTTAACCCCCGAAATCTTTGAGTATTTGGAGGAGGTAAAGCCTGATAAAAAGGGAGAAATACAGCTCACAGATGCTCTAGAGTTAATGGTTCAGAATGGGAAGAAAATTTACGGCTATGTGTTTAAGGGCAGGCGTTATGACATTGGTAACATTTTTGATTGGCTACGGGCAAATATTGAATTAGGATTAGAAGATGAAGAACTTAGTGAAAAGCTAAGAGAACTTATCAAATCGTTAGTGGGGGAAAGAATATGA
- a CDS encoding UDP-glucuronic acid decarboxylase family protein, whose product MMDPIKSDVREIVRALDSANFEGKTALVTGGAGFLGSWLCDVLIELGAKVYCVDNFASGRWENISHLTSEENFVFIEHDVSKPLEIREKLDFIFHFASRASPFEFEHYPLEIIDANTLGTRNMLELAKKNNARFIFASTSEIYGHPEVVPTPETYWGYVNPIGIRSCYDESKRLGEALTMAYYRQFNVDVRIVRIFNTYGPRMRADGVYGRVVPRFISQALNEEPITVFGDGSQTRSFCYVTDLITGVLKFAAVENGRGEVVNLGNPREISILELAYLIKKLTNSDSPIEFHPLPPDDPPRRCPDISKAQKLLNWKPKVELEEGLKKTIKWFGGKI is encoded by the coding sequence ATGATGGACCCGATAAAGTCAGATGTAAGAGAAATTGTAAGAGCATTAGATAGTGCTAATTTTGAGGGTAAGACTGCTCTGGTTACAGGTGGTGCTGGTTTTTTGGGATCTTGGCTTTGTGATGTGTTAATCGAGTTGGGAGCAAAGGTTTATTGTGTTGATAACTTTGCCAGTGGTCGTTGGGAAAACATCTCTCATCTAACAAGTGAGGAGAATTTTGTATTTATAGAGCACGATGTTTCGAAACCCTTGGAAATCAGAGAAAAACTTGATTTTATCTTTCATTTCGCCTCAAGGGCATCACCTTTTGAATTCGAGCACTATCCTCTAGAGATAATAGATGCAAACACCCTTGGAACTAGGAATATGCTTGAATTGGCTAAAAAGAATAATGCGAGATTTATCTTTGCCTCAACGAGCGAAATTTATGGTCATCCTGAAGTTGTCCCAACTCCTGAAACGTATTGGGGTTACGTGAATCCAATTGGCATTAGAAGTTGCTATGATGAGTCAAAGAGACTTGGAGAGGCTCTCACGATGGCTTATTATAGGCAGTTCAATGTTGATGTGAGAATAGTTAGGATTTTTAATACGTATGGGCCAAGAATGCGAGCTGATGGAGTTTATGGTAGGGTAGTCCCAAGGTTTATAAGTCAAGCCTTGAATGAAGAGCCAATTACTGTTTTTGGAGATGGGAGCCAGACAAGGAGTTTTTGTTATGTAACTGATCTCATAACGGGAGTATTGAAGTTTGCCGCTGTGGAGAACGGTAGAGGGGAAGTTGTGAATTTGGGCAATCCCCGGGAGATTAGTATTCTTGAGCTTGCTTATCTCATAAAGAAGCTTACTAATTCTGATTCGCCAATAGAATTTCATCCACTACCTCCTGATGATCCTCCTAGGAGGTGTCCAGACATAAGTAAAGCACAAAAACTGCTAAACTGGAAACCAAAGGTCGAACTCGAAGAAGGGCTCAAAAAGACAATAAAATGGTTTGGGGGGAAAATTTAA
- a CDS encoding glycosyltransferase family 4 protein encodes MNNLFDRIASRYVDGAEVFYGWMNMSLNQIKRAKKLGIKTIVECASSHPLYQLKILEEEYQKWNIPFKVGSQKIYLKALKEIKEADFIKIPSDFVQETFIKNGIPEEKLIKIPFGVDLEKFQPKDNYNNEIFRAVFVGTVSIRKGIPYLLKAWSELNLKDAQLYVVGAISPDVKIIIAKYSKLKNIIFTGRVKDIVPILRESNVFVFPSIEEGSALVTYEAMASGLPSIVTYNSGSIVRHGKDGFVIPIRDIKSLKDGIQYFYENPSEVKRMGKNARKHVEKYTWYNYGENLYNELKRLGLL; translated from the coding sequence ATGAATAATTTGTTTGACAGGATTGCATCCCGCTATGTAGATGGGGCTGAAGTGTTTTACGGATGGATGAATATGAGTCTCAATCAGATTAAAAGAGCCAAAAAGTTAGGGATTAAGACAATTGTAGAGTGTGCTTCTTCCCATCCTCTCTATCAGCTAAAGATATTGGAGGAGGAATATCAAAAATGGAACATCCCCTTTAAGGTTGGAAGTCAAAAAATTTATCTGAAAGCCCTAAAAGAAATCAAAGAGGCAGATTTTATAAAAATACCTTCGGATTTTGTTCAAGAGACTTTCATAAAGAACGGGATCCCAGAAGAGAAGCTTATTAAGATACCTTTTGGTGTGGATTTAGAAAAGTTTCAACCTAAAGACAATTATAACAATGAGATTTTTAGAGCAGTATTTGTTGGTACTGTTAGCATAAGAAAAGGTATTCCTTATCTTTTAAAAGCTTGGAGTGAGCTTAATTTAAAAGACGCTCAATTATATGTTGTTGGAGCGATTTCTCCAGACGTTAAAATAATTATTGCGAAGTACAGCAAACTTAAAAACATTATATTTACTGGCAGGGTTAAGGATATTGTCCCTATACTTAGAGAGTCTAATGTGTTTGTATTTCCCTCTATCGAGGAAGGATCTGCATTAGTTACCTACGAGGCAATGGCTTCGGGATTACCAAGCATAGTTACATACAACAGTGGTTCAATAGTTCGACATGGAAAAGATGGATTTGTGATACCGATTAGAGATATCAAAAGCCTAAAAGACGGAATTCAATACTTTTATGAGAACCCGTCTGAGGTCAAAAGAATGGGGAAAAATGCAAGAAAACATGTAGAAAAGTATACTTGGTATAATTATGGGGAGAATTTATATAATGAACTTAAAAGGCTTGGCCTGCTTTAA
- a CDS encoding glycosyltransferase, whose amino-acid sequence MKAHVSIVVPTYNRKKKLQQCLKALINQNYPKERYEIVVVDDGSTDGTYEFLQETRKEIQNLRVLRQRNKGPAAARNLGIKNAQGEIVFFVDDDVIVPNNWIKEFLNVFRKYPEVAAVSGYVEASEEVLRKNIFAQYEAYMSRLAYNMPRTIYIGSFETFGGATCNVAYKREVLEEVGGFDETFPVAAGEDADLKLRVALKGYKFAFIPLKAIHIQDYTLKGFWKQQVNRGIGNYYFRKKWQSFFNKDELKNIRAAPNYNIPRMILKDGKLLMLALFLIAVIANRYGQIKARKILKKEEEK is encoded by the coding sequence ATGAAGGCGCATGTGTCAATTGTTGTTCCAACTTATAACCGCAAGAAAAAGTTACAGCAGTGTTTAAAGGCTCTTATAAATCAAAATTACCCCAAGGAAAGATATGAGATAGTTGTAGTAGATGATGGCTCTACAGATGGCACTTATGAGTTTCTTCAAGAGACAAGAAAAGAAATTCAAAACCTAAGAGTATTAAGGCAACGAAATAAAGGCCCAGCAGCAGCTAGGAACCTGGGCATTAAAAATGCCCAGGGAGAAATCGTATTTTTTGTTGATGATGATGTAATTGTTCCTAATAATTGGATTAAAGAGTTCTTGAATGTGTTTAGAAAATATCCCGAAGTTGCGGCTGTAAGTGGCTATGTAGAAGCTTCTGAAGAAGTTCTAAGAAAAAATATTTTTGCACAGTATGAGGCTTATATGTCCAGACTTGCTTACAATATGCCAAGGACCATTTATATTGGAAGTTTTGAAACTTTTGGAGGAGCAACTTGTAACGTTGCATATAAAAGGGAAGTTCTTGAGGAGGTGGGTGGATTTGATGAAACATTTCCAGTAGCTGCTGGAGAAGATGCCGATTTAAAACTCAGAGTAGCTCTAAAAGGTTACAAATTTGCATTTATTCCACTAAAGGCTATTCACATCCAAGACTACACTCTTAAAGGATTTTGGAAACAGCAAGTTAATAGGGGGATAGGAAATTACTATTTTAGAAAAAAGTGGCAGTCGTTTTTTAACAAAGACGAACTGAAAAACATTAGAGCGGCGCCTAACTACAACATCCCCCGTATGATATTAAAAGATGGGAAACTATTAATGCTTGCTTTGTTTTTAATTGCAGTAATTGCAAACAGATATGGGCAAATAAAGGCAAGGAAGATTCTTAAAAAGGAGGAAGAAAAATGA
- a CDS encoding glycosyltransferase — MRSIVVVYGLPEKYATSIRLKKLLGDTKDKNIRTRQIIPIEWEGSIVKKVSIILRNIIAVLDPRFEVDILYVSAPLIASSIPGIIAKLLKKTLLVVDWDDAFVDFRKKKPRPWEISFWEYLAIKFADKVVVVSPELKKIALHLGKNRDDVIYVPNGIDMEISKQKYGEEREKMRKKLGIRDDEIVVGFVGRISRRKNTFVGKELVDCAGQLKTSNMLEYFRFLIIGFGEGLETLKRYAEEKGVSNKFIFTGYVEHSEIPFYISAMDICVVPVGKKFTDTVRSSFKLKEFIAMGKPVITVHYGSFSYETRNGKFAVLIDDNSELPNVLLTLDAKILRKKAVSGRKFIRTYYSWEYLKDKLVEFLNS; from the coding sequence ATGAGAAGTATTGTAGTTGTATACGGGTTGCCCGAGAAGTATGCAACTTCTATCCGACTAAAGAAATTACTGGGCGATACAAAAGACAAAAATATCAGAACACGTCAAATTATTCCAATTGAATGGGAAGGCTCAATTGTTAAGAAGGTCTCTATAATCCTCAGGAACATAATAGCTGTATTAGATCCAAGATTTGAGGTTGATATCCTCTATGTCTCCGCCCCCTTAATAGCAAGTTCAATCCCAGGAATTATTGCAAAGTTATTAAAGAAAACTCTATTAGTAGTGGACTGGGACGATGCATTTGTGGATTTTAGAAAGAAGAAACCTAGACCCTGGGAAATTTCATTTTGGGAATATTTAGCTATAAAATTTGCAGATAAAGTCGTCGTTGTAAGCCCAGAGCTCAAGAAGATAGCTCTTCATCTAGGGAAAAATAGGGATGACGTGATTTATGTTCCAAATGGCATAGATATGGAAATTTCTAAGCAAAAGTATGGCGAAGAAAGAGAAAAGATGAGAAAAAAGTTAGGAATTCGGGATGATGAAATAGTCGTAGGATTTGTTGGTAGAATAAGCAGGAGAAAAAACACCTTTGTTGGAAAAGAGTTGGTTGACTGTGCTGGACAGTTAAAAACATCGAACATGCTTGAATACTTCAGATTTCTAATTATTGGGTTTGGAGAAGGCCTTGAAACATTAAAGAGATATGCAGAAGAAAAAGGGGTATCCAATAAGTTCATATTTACTGGGTATGTTGAGCACTCAGAGATTCCCTTTTATATTAGTGCTATGGATATCTGCGTAGTTCCAGTAGGTAAAAAATTTACAGATACTGTTAGGAGCTCGTTCAAATTGAAGGAATTTATTGCAATGGGCAAACCTGTAATTACCGTACACTATGGGTCATTCAGCTATGAGACGAGAAACGGGAAATTTGCTGTTCTCATTGATGATAATTCAGAGCTTCCAAACGTGCTCCTAACTCTCGATGCAAAAATTCTACGAAAGAAAGCTGTTTCTGGAAGAAAATTCATTAGAACTTATTATAGTTGGGAATATTTGAAAGATAAGTTAGTAGAGTTCCTCAATAGTTAG
- a CDS encoding glycosyltransferase family 4 protein, whose protein sequence is MDENNLLVVTNIFPNKDGSYYQGVFVKEQIKFLKNYFDNVYVISPWPYGYKMFLKDYSYENVYVYYPRFIHFPIGYFRRRLGENYYKTILKVIKRENLKFKIAHAHFTWPSGYATHILKRTHKIPFVVTTHGLHDTRMNFLLKNGAMEVWKSADAIINVSRKCVKLLMRVGIPEDKLYYIPNGVDTSLFYPQETALIRKELNIPIDKKILISVGNLVEKKGFEYLIRAMKIILHARDDVLLYIIGEGPLRKRLENITRELKLEEHVFLVGPKPHRDIPLWINAGDLFVLPSLVENFGVVNIEALACGKPVISTINGGSEEVITSEEYGLLCPPRDPECLAEKILMALNKEWDREKIRKYAEQFDWRNIARQIFKVYEDVLSNY, encoded by the coding sequence ATGGATGAAAACAACCTCTTGGTTGTCACAAACATATTCCCAAATAAGGATGGCTCCTATTATCAAGGAGTATTTGTAAAAGAACAGATAAAATTTCTGAAGAATTATTTTGATAATGTGTATGTTATAAGTCCCTGGCCCTATGGATATAAAATGTTTCTTAAAGATTATTCCTACGAGAACGTTTACGTATATTATCCTAGGTTTATTCACTTTCCCATAGGGTATTTTAGAAGAAGACTTGGAGAGAATTATTACAAGACTATTCTAAAGGTAATAAAAAGAGAGAATCTGAAATTTAAGATTGCTCATGCTCATTTCACATGGCCGAGTGGATATGCAACTCACATCTTAAAAAGAACACACAAAATACCATTTGTAGTAACAACTCATGGACTTCACGATACAAGAATGAACTTTCTTCTAAAAAATGGAGCCATGGAGGTTTGGAAATCCGCAGATGCTATTATCAATGTTTCAAGAAAATGTGTGAAGCTATTAATGAGAGTGGGTATCCCAGAAGATAAATTGTATTATATCCCAAATGGTGTCGATACATCTTTATTTTATCCCCAGGAGACTGCACTAATTCGAAAGGAATTAAATATCCCTATTGATAAAAAAATATTAATTAGTGTTGGAAATCTTGTGGAAAAAAAGGGGTTTGAATACTTGATTAGGGCTATGAAAATAATATTGCATGCAAGAGATGATGTTTTGCTATATATAATTGGAGAAGGACCACTTAGAAAAAGACTTGAAAATATAACAAGAGAACTAAAGCTGGAGGAGCATGTATTCCTTGTTGGTCCAAAACCCCATAGAGACATTCCATTGTGGATTAATGCAGGAGATTTATTTGTACTTCCCAGTTTAGTAGAAAATTTTGGAGTTGTAAATATTGAAGCACTAGCTTGTGGAAAACCCGTTATTTCAACAATCAATGGGGGAAGTGAAGAAGTAATAACATCGGAAGAATATGGCTTACTATGCCCGCCTAGAGACCCTGAATGCTTGGCAGAGAAAATTTTAATGGCCCTAAACAAAGAATGGGACAGAGAAAAAATAAGAAAATATGCTGAGCAGTTTGATTGGAGGAACATAGCAAGGCAAATTTTTAAGGTGTATGAAGATGTTTTATCTAACTATTGA
- a CDS encoding glycosyltransferase family 4 protein, whose translation MRILFVTEYYPPIHMGGAEISLKILVNKLAKLGHEVTVITPNYTKYKTETEISKNLRVIRFKSWRYFLFKKQLRKISSEIYLRKKSSYYFQLNGYIKLSSFEIMKVVKELLQKEDFDVIHANNLESILGLSKLQVNTKVAHLRDFALLCWNRGLNNNGKLCEGCSLTNIRQCMGANYILGSALVHEINKRKNVLGKFDKILAISNFVKMEFVKRLNIPTEKISVLYNPITQEIVSNISKEEARQYLNLPEDKTIVLFVGTLTELKGAHLIPKIAKELPEHLFVVVGDGPLRKMFTEFPLENVLYVGYQPMEILRHYYKASDILLVPSLWHEPFGRVIIEGAANGCYVVGSDKGAIPEIIHWIGYGTSVPPQSKYFVEAIKNAPQTTKHEKLKIKIINYSHKYAEKFIKAIME comes from the coding sequence ATGAGAATTCTATTTGTCACTGAGTATTACCCCCCAATACATATGGGTGGGGCTGAAATTAGCCTAAAAATTTTAGTAAACAAGCTAGCTAAGCTAGGACACGAAGTCACTGTTATTACTCCCAATTATACTAAGTATAAAACCGAAACTGAGATTTCCAAAAATTTGAGAGTAATAAGATTTAAATCCTGGCGGTACTTTTTATTTAAGAAACAGTTGCGCAAGATCTCTTCTGAAATTTATCTGCGAAAAAAAAGTTCATACTACTTCCAATTAAACGGGTATATCAAGTTATCCTCTTTTGAAATTATGAAGGTTGTAAAAGAACTCCTCCAGAAGGAAGACTTTGACGTTATCCATGCAAATAACTTGGAATCAATTCTAGGCCTTTCAAAACTTCAAGTTAATACAAAAGTTGCACATTTGAGGGATTTTGCACTACTCTGTTGGAATCGTGGGTTGAACAATAATGGGAAACTATGCGAAGGATGCAGTTTAACAAACATACGGCAGTGTATGGGAGCAAATTACATATTGGGTTCAGCTTTAGTGCACGAAATAAACAAAAGAAAAAATGTGCTAGGGAAATTTGATAAGATTCTTGCAATTAGCAATTTTGTAAAAATGGAATTCGTGAAAAGACTAAATATCCCTACTGAAAAAATCTCTGTACTTTACAATCCAATAACTCAAGAGATAGTCTCAAATATTTCAAAAGAAGAAGCTCGACAATACTTAAATCTTCCAGAAGATAAGACAATTGTTTTATTTGTTGGAACCCTTACAGAACTAAAAGGAGCCCATTTAATACCAAAGATAGCAAAAGAGTTACCCGAACATTTGTTTGTTGTTGTAGGAGATGGACCCCTAAGAAAGATGTTTACTGAATTCCCATTAGAAAACGTCCTCTATGTGGGATATCAACCAATGGAGATACTAAGACACTATTACAAAGCCTCTGACATTCTTCTCGTGCCCTCTCTGTGGCACGAGCCCTTTGGGAGGGTTATCATAGAGGGAGCAGCCAATGGTTGTTACGTTGTTGGAAGTGATAAAGGTGCCATTCCTGAGATTATTCACTGGATAGGATACGGAACATCTGTACCCCCTCAAAGCAAGTATTTTGTGGAAGCAATAAAGAATGCTCCCCAAACCACCAAGCATGAGAAGTTAAAAATAAAAATAATTAACTATTCCCATAAATACGCAGAGAAGTTTATAAAGGCAATCATGGAATAA